Proteins from a single region of Dictyostelium discoideum AX4 chromosome 5 chromosome, whole genome shotgun sequence:
- the nagD gene encoding glycoside hydrolase family 20 protein translates to MKLKFIFLILFFIIGNSIGIKISKEINKIKLNDISIDGEILLNKSSDSSSSQSSKIINIWPMPKKVLNGDITVYISPHFQFTTNLTKSTTLKKAMDRYYKLIFTEDSKSHSGISILNEIKILVKSEDETLQIGFDESYEIYIDDSGDDGGKIIAETVYGAIRGLETLYQMIGFDYQREYYQIKHCPWIIQDSPRYPHRGVMLDTSRHFYSVDVLKEFIEALAYNKFNVFHWHAVDSQSFPLTSTTFPKITKGSWSSQEIYSTRDIKEIIQHAKEYGIRVELEIDMPGHAYSWGIGYPSVLPANFSHSIQCQQPCPTECNIPLDVSSKESYVIAMGLLEEFNGASMFNESFFHIGGDEVAYSCWNNSLRIVDWMKRENISSFQDAAIFFEIKAIEQLIQLGKTPVMWEDAYLLFGSSGITEKLPEEVVVQIYHDPLLALNTTRDGYKTLQSPYWPYYLDNPSVDWEKVYEFEPSNGIHEKRLRLLLGGETCMWSELVDASNLFAKVFPRAFATAERLWFSIENSNSTTFAKPRLERFRCFLLERGIGAAPLNSTSPDDPNSCYSS, encoded by the exons atgaaattaaaatttatttttttaattttattttttataattggtaattcaattggaattaaaatttcaaaagaaataaataaaattaaattaaatgatatttcAATAGAtggtgaaattttattaaataaatcgaGTGATTCAAGTAGTAGCCAATCATCAAAAATCATAAACATTTGGCCAATGCCAAAGAAAGTTTTAAATGGAGATATTACAGTTTACATTTCACCACATTTTCAATTTACAACCAAtttaacaaaatcaacaactttaaaaaaagcAATGGACcgttattataaattaatttttactgAAGATTCAAAATCACATTCAggtatttcaattttaaat gaaattaaaattttagtaAAATCAGAAGATGAAACATTACAAATTGGATTTGATGAAAGTTATGAAATTTATATTGATGATAGTGGCGATGATGGTGGTAAAATTATAGCTGAAACAGTGTATGGTGCCATTAGGGGATTGGAGACGTTATATCAAATGATTGGATTTGATTATCAACGtgaatattatcaaattaaaCATTGTCCATGGATTATTCAAGACTCACCAAGATACCCACATCGTGGGGTGATGTTGGATACTAGTAGACATTTTTATTCGGTAGATGTTTTAAAGGAGTTTATTGAAGCACTTGCCTATAACAAATTCAATGTTTTTCATTGGCATGCTGTTGATTCTCAGTCATTCCCATTGACAAGTACAACATTTCCAAAGATTACCAAAGGTTCATGGTCAAGCCAAGAGATCTATTCAACTAGAGATATCAAAGAGATCATTCAACATGCTAAAGAATATGGTATTCGTGTGGAGTTAGAGATTGATATGCCTGGACATGCCTATAGTTGGGGCATTGGCTATCCAAGTGTTTTGCCAGCAAATTTCAGTCACTCAATTCAGTGTCAACAACCATGTCCTACCGAATGTAATATACCATTGGATGTTTCCTCCAAAGAATCCTATGTGATTGCCATGGGTTTATTAGAAGAGTTCAATGGCGCTTCAATGTTTAATGAATCATTTTTCCatattggtggtgatgaagTTGCTTATTCATGTTGGAATAATTCTTTAAGAATAGTCGATTGGATGAAGCGAGAGAATATATCAAGTTTTCAAGATGCTGCCattttctttgaaattaaagCAATTGAACAATTGATTCAGTTGGGTAAAACCCCAGTAATGTGGGAAGATgcttatttattatttggttcaAGTGGTATCACTGAAAAGTTGCCTGAAGAGGTTGTAGTTCAAATATACCATGATCCACTATTGGCTTTAAATACAACTAGAGATGGTTATAAAACTTTACAATCACCTTATTGGCCATACTATTTAGATAATCCATCAGTTGATTGGGAAAAAGTTTATGAATTCGAACCTTCAAATGGTATACACGAAAAAAGACTTCGTCTACTATTGGGTGGTGAAACTTGTATGTGGTCTGAATTGGTTGATGCAAGTAATTTATTTGCAAAAGTTTTCCCACGTGCTTTTGCAACAGCTGAAAGACTTTGGTTTTCTAtagaaaattcaaattcaacaactttTGCAAAACCCCGTTTAGAAAGATTCCgttgttttttattagaaaGAGGCATTGGTGCTGCACCTTTAAATTCAACTTCCCCTGATGATCCAAACTCATGTTATTCATcctaa
- the nagC gene encoding glycoside hydrolase family 20 protein produces MIILKRNIVFLLIIIIVLGIFIATSIEIKNYKLSLNQNKNEISKNPPIWPAPFYGQFGNNSILISKEFNFTIISDSTLLLNKTLSKYYNLIFTQDNLINSSSNTLNKLNINLKSKNEILKFGFDESYKLIIKNNENSKLEGNTVYGIMRGLETFYQLIKYNFSDNSYFIENCLPLIINDKPRFPHRGVMLDTSRHFYSVDTILKVIESLSYNKFNTLHWHIIDSQSFPLSSKSYPNLINGAWSKSEIYSYHDIKRIIKYGKENGIRIQLEIDMPGHAKSWSVGYPDLLPHGWNDSTTTIKCPDYDVPLDPSSPLSLPISFGLLSEFSGTDYGYNPNYDDKSNNLFNLTVDDLFHVGGDEIEYQCWNNSKRIKDWMNENNLKTFQDVAKQFQLKIIKQLLKIGKIPVLWEDTFQLFYKDLPKDVIVEIYHDQSTAINATNNGYKIISSIARYWYLEYSYSNWIRAYNFEPTLNISKSNIHLVLGGEGAIWSESIDSSNLFQKLYPTSSAIAERLWSPIYYTNLLNAKSRLQSFRCSLLKRGINSAPLNNSSPLSAFSCYNS; encoded by the exons atgataattttaaaaaggaatatagtttttttacttataataattattgttttaggTATATTTATAGCaacatcaattgaaattaaaaattataaattatcactaaatcaaaataaaaatgaaatttcaaaaaatccACCAATTTGGCCAGCACCGTTCTATGGTcaatttggtaataattcaatattaatttcaaaagaatttaattttacaataatatctgattcaacattattattaaataaaactttatcaaaatattataatttaatatttactcaagataatttaattaattcatcatcaaatactttaaat aaattaaatattaatttaaaatctaaaaatgaaatattaaaatttggatttgatgaaagttataaattaattattaaaaataatgaaaattcaaaattagaaGGTAATACAGTATATGGTATAATGAGAGGATTAGAAacattttatcaattaattaaatataattttagtgataattcatattttattgaaaattgttTACCATTAATTATAAACGATAAACCAAGATTCCCACATCGTGGTGTGATGTTGGATACTAGTAGACATTTTTATTCGGTTGATACCATTTTAAAAGTTATTGAATCATTAAgttataataaattcaatactTTACATTGGCATATAATTGATTCTCAATCATTTCCATTATCAAGTAAATCAtatccaaatttaattaatggtgCATGGTCAAAAAGTGAAATTTATTCGTATCatgatattaaaagaattattaagtATGGTAAAGAGAATGGAATTAGAATTCAATTAGAAATTGATATGCCTGGTCATGCTAAAAGTTGGAGTGTGGGCTACCCGGATTTACTGCCTCATGGTTGGAATGATTCGACAACAACGATCAAATGTCCGGACTATGACGTGCCGTTAGACCCTTCCTCGCCACTATCACTACCAATCtcatttggattattatcaGAATTCTCTGGCACAGATTATGGCTATAATCCAAATTATGATGataaatctaataatttatttaatcttaCAGTTGATGATTTATTTCATGTTGGTGGCGATGAAATTGAATATCAATGTTGGAATAATTCAAAGAGGATTAAAGACTGGatgaatgaaaataatcTAAAGACTTTTCAAGATGTTGcaaaacaatttcaattgaaaatcattaaacaattattaaaaattggtaaaattCCAGTATTGTGGGAAGACacttttcaattgttttataaAGATTTACCAAAAGATGTTATTGTGGAAATTTATCATGATCAATCAACCGCTATCAATGCAACTAATAATGGTTATAAAATAATCTCATCGATTGCTAGATATTGGTATTTAGAATACTCTTATTCAAATTGGATTCGTGCTTATAATTTTGAACCaactttaaatatttcaaaatcaaatattcaTTTGGTTTTAGGTGGTGAAGGTGCAATATGGAGTGAATCAATTGACTCAAgtaatttatttcaaaaattatatcCAACTTCTTCTGCTATTGCTGAACGTCTTTGGAGTCCAATTTATTatactaatttattaaatgctAAATCACGTTTACAATCATTTCGttgttcattattaaaaagaggTATTAATTCTGCtcctttaaataattcttcaCCATTATCTGCTTTTTCATGTTATAAttcttaa
- the tgrP1 gene encoding immunoglobulin E-set domain-containing protein: MKIILISIFLIFNLISKSFSFVFVNTPSPILLNYTENYIRYEFPINSTYFTNWTFHLDTFNNEFEFVENSIVNKYLIFECQLIENKRICEINNINHLMSRFYSIEPTYCATSPITNETECNKKLSYNLPVPKPYKVNEFRPPTKGGPTLISGYFLRIFKEYKFHTNFGTQIILNESEFNNPNYDITKIFINFNQGSGKNNFWFYDNSLHKNNNISFSFASPIINSIIINNNDNLNNDTITIIGENFSNNKTKLIITTTDNNNNNNNNNNNNNNNNNNNDNGNNFYTINQNNIKIVENHSRIEIYNQTYYPGKMNINLIVDSIPLDKIYSFCINPIPKKVNSVLKKSGGIIIINGSFLSNTNKNNNNNNNNNNNNNNNNNNNNNNNNNNIIIIKIGENDCKFLNSTNDKLYCKLEGNNNNNNNNNNNNNNNNNNNNNNNNNNNNNNNNNNNKNNNNNNNNNNNNNNNGKYHDENTGLLIKITINGCTNENILKFYYILSNDYPKQSKPLNQHYSNGNNNRFSKSLLATIIIITVQIIFLI, translated from the exons atgaaaataattttgatatcaatttttttaatttttaatttaatttcaaaatcattttcatttgtcTTTGTCAATACACCAAGCCCAATTT taTTAAATTATACAGAAAATTATATAAGATATGAATTTCCAATCAATTCAACCTATTTTACAAATTGGACATTTCATTTGGATACTTTTAacaatgaatttgaatttgttgaaaattcaatagtaaataaatatttaatatttgaatgtcaattgattgaaaataaaagaatttgtgaaatcaataatatcaaCCATTTAATGAGTAGATTCTATTCAATTGAACCAACATATTGTGCAACGTCGCCAATTACCAATGAAACTGAgtgtaataaaaaactatCATACAATTTACCAGTACCAAAGCCTTACAAAGTAAATGAATTTAGACCTCCAACTAAAGGTGGACCAACATTAATAAGTGGTTACTTtttaagaatttttaaagaatataaatTTCATACTAATTTTGGTacacaaataattttaaatgaatctgaatttaataatccaaattaCGACATTACAAagattttcattaatttcaatcaaGGTTctggtaaaaataatttttggttttatgATAATTCATtacataaaaataacaatatttcattttcatttgcatcaccaattattaattcaataataatcaataataatgataatttaaataatgatacaattacaattattggtgaaaacttttcaaataataaaactaaattaataataacaactactgataataataataataataataataataataataataataataataataataataataatgacaatggtaataatttttatacaattaatcaaaataatattaaaattgtagAAAATCATTCAAgaattgaaatttataatCAAACATATTATCCTGGTAAAatgaatattaatttaattgtagATTCTATTCCActtgataaaatttattcattCTGTATAAAtccaattccaaaaaaagTCAATAGTGTTTTAAAGAAATCTGGtggaataattataataaatggTTCATTCTTATCAAAtacaaacaaaaataataataataataataataataataataataataataataataataataataataataataataataataataatataataataataaaaattggtgaaaatgattgtaaatttttaaattcaacaaatgataaattatattgTAAATTGgaaggaaataataataataataataataataataataataataataataataataataataataataataataataataataataataataataataataataataataataaaaataataataataataataataataataataataataataataatggtaaatatCATGATGAAAATACaggattattaattaaaattacgaTAAATGGATgtacaaatgaaaatattttgaaattttattatatactATCAAATGATTATccaaaacaatcaaaacctttaaatcaacattacagtaatggtaataataatagattttCGAAATCATTACTTGCCACCATTATAATCATAACAGtacaaatcatttttttaatatga